One genomic region from Metallosphaera tengchongensis encodes:
- a CDS encoding FAD-binding oxidoreductase produces the protein MWIDELEKITKVRVLNREDSRPRALVEPSSEEEVSEVIHLLSSEGLKGHFIGTGTHHIGERVEADVYLSMSFFTGLREASMADLYVKVGAGTLFKDLNAALRREQMWLPFAYHGSVGGFASLNIPDHFSLFYGYPRDWLLGARIVTGKGEVINTGSKNPKFSSGYKIWKAMSGSLGKLGGYLEITLKTVPLPEEVVPVEVKYEQVADVISRGAHGITLLKADRETIVAWFAGHSSYVRRSIENFRVAEVEECSGDRVNSVLTARGKEIEVARRLKGECIVSYYGTGYSRVFNGEELEELRSKGYTAYGEKGCTKDCLPSLGQAFHLLKSALDPEGVLV, from the coding sequence ATGTGGATCGATGAGCTTGAGAAGATCACCAAGGTACGTGTGCTGAATAGAGAAGACTCTAGACCTAGAGCTTTAGTGGAGCCCAGTAGCGAGGAGGAAGTTTCAGAGGTCATCCACCTCCTTTCCTCCGAGGGGCTTAAGGGCCATTTTATCGGTACTGGGACTCACCACATAGGAGAGAGGGTAGAAGCTGACGTGTACTTATCTATGTCCTTCTTCACTGGGTTAAGGGAAGCATCCATGGCTGACCTCTACGTCAAAGTTGGAGCCGGTACACTATTCAAGGACCTAAACGCAGCGCTAAGGCGTGAGCAGATGTGGCTACCCTTTGCCTATCACGGGTCAGTCGGGGGCTTCGCCTCCTTGAACATCCCTGACCACTTCAGTCTTTTCTATGGATACCCGAGGGACTGGCTACTGGGGGCTAGGATAGTTACGGGCAAAGGTGAGGTAATCAACACCGGGAGCAAGAACCCAAAGTTCTCTTCTGGTTACAAGATATGGAAAGCTATGTCTGGATCTCTAGGTAAACTGGGAGGGTACCTGGAGATCACGCTTAAGACAGTGCCTCTACCTGAGGAGGTAGTGCCTGTGGAGGTTAAGTACGAACAGGTCGCGGACGTGATTTCAAGGGGTGCACATGGGATAACCCTGTTAAAAGCTGATCGAGAGACCATCGTGGCGTGGTTCGCAGGTCACTCCAGCTACGTTAGGAGGTCAATTGAGAACTTCAGGGTAGCTGAGGTAGAGGAGTGCTCAGGAGACAGGGTAAATTCAGTACTGACAGCAAGGGGTAAGGAGATAGAGGTAGCCCGGCGCTTGAAGGGCGAGTGTATAGTTTCATATTACGGCACCGGATACTCTAGAGTCTTCAATGGGGAGGAATTGGAGGAACTGAGGAGTAAGGGATATACAGCGTATGGGGAGAAGGGTTGCACGAAGGACTGTCTTCCTTCACTCGGGCAAGCTTTTCATCTCCTAAAATCGGCATTGGACCCAGAAGGTGTCCTAGTCTAA
- a CDS encoding conjugal transfer protein: protein MDNVYDYILALLKVAREENAEVTATKLQKIFFLLEKEEGVDLGLGFEPWLFGPYSKLLQDHINALIDLGTVDVEEEEVKDVVSGMTIGIKRKYVVTDNAKIANVKEDVIQFFKAWVTKSREEILTYVYRRYPDYTSFSVIRDKLTSSPP from the coding sequence ATGGACAACGTTTACGACTATATCCTCGCACTCCTTAAGGTCGCTAGGGAGGAAAATGCTGAAGTAACTGCTACAAAGCTCCAGAAGATCTTCTTCCTGCTAGAGAAAGAGGAGGGAGTGGATCTAGGGCTCGGCTTTGAGCCATGGCTGTTTGGTCCTTACTCAAAGCTCTTGCAAGACCACATCAACGCGTTAATCGACCTCGGCACGGTTGACGTGGAGGAAGAAGAGGTTAAGGACGTCGTATCGGGTATGACTATAGGGATAAAGAGGAAATACGTAGTGACGGACAATGCCAAAATTGCTAATGTAAAAGAAGATGTGATACAGTTCTTTAAAGCCTGGGTAACAAAGTCTAGAGAGGAAATTCTCACTTATGTTTACAGACGCTACCCGGACTACACTTCATTCTCTGTCATACGGGACAAGCTGACTTCCTCCCCGCCATAA
- a CDS encoding sulfite exporter TauE/SafE family protein: MSVILTFLLILIFSILAGFLGSLTGLGGGTVLVPILTLYLGIPIIYATGSSLISTIATSSGSASAYVKERITSVRIGISLEIATTTGSIVGSLTVAYIYSLHLEYLVYIVFGIVLLFSIYPTLKKMSGEFPSPRPPDWTTKLLNLYGEYYDPANNTTVKYWGVRWWLGLIVMFFAGFISGLLGIGSGALKVLGMDYAMNLPMKVTTTTSNFMIGVTAATGSGIYWALGYIQPFLAAPTAIGVLVGSLVGTRVLVRLKNKRIRAVFLVILGFLGIQMILRGLGVF; encoded by the coding sequence ATGAGTGTAATACTAACTTTTTTACTTATACTTATATTCAGTATTCTGGCAGGTTTCTTGGGATCCTTGACCGGGCTGGGCGGAGGAACAGTCCTAGTCCCCATCCTAACGTTGTATTTGGGTATACCAATTATTTACGCAACTGGTTCAAGTCTAATCTCTACCATAGCTACATCTAGCGGTTCTGCCTCAGCTTACGTAAAGGAGAGGATAACCAGCGTCAGGATAGGGATCTCCCTTGAAATCGCTACAACAACTGGATCAATAGTTGGGTCGCTCACGGTTGCGTACATATACTCTCTTCATCTAGAATACTTGGTGTACATCGTTTTCGGGATAGTTCTACTTTTCTCCATTTACCCTACTCTCAAGAAGATGTCAGGTGAGTTTCCCTCTCCCCGCCCTCCAGATTGGACCACTAAGCTACTGAACCTTTACGGTGAGTATTACGATCCGGCTAACAATACCACGGTAAAATATTGGGGAGTGAGGTGGTGGCTAGGACTCATAGTAATGTTCTTCGCAGGTTTTATCTCCGGGCTCTTGGGGATCGGTTCTGGAGCCCTCAAGGTATTGGGCATGGACTACGCCATGAACCTACCCATGAAGGTCACGACTACAACAAGCAACTTTATGATAGGAGTGACTGCAGCGACTGGTAGCGGGATCTATTGGGCTTTAGGTTACATCCAGCCCTTCCTAGCTGCCCCGACAGCCATAGGCGTTCTGGTTGGATCCTTGGTCGGTACGAGGGTTTTGGTTAGATTGAAGAATAAGAGAATCAGGGCGGTGTTTTTGGTGATCTTAGGCTTCCTAGGAATTCAAATGATATTGAGAGGTTTAGGGGTGTTTTGA
- the queC gene encoding 7-cyano-7-deazaguanine synthase QueC has translation MCSVSGVLILDHSKYEEIERKFVKILTKAEDRGRDSFGVVTLSRDGRVHVTKSIGRPSQNLEKLSGFVKEDTTVIVANNRAEPTTEFVKYKGEKDIQPFVGKRFIVTHNGIIANDHELEKKYELERVTNIDSAVLPPLLDKIWDGSIEGLRDVLGRVKGSYALVIADKERPDRLFLAQNFKPLYMAYDFGLGALFFSSLDDYFQAGPFDMVNVRKLEPYSLVEVTNSKEMRTLNLRPELKKRALVIASGGLDSTVAATKMIRDGYEVTLLHFNYRHKAEEREREAVRKIASRLNVDVIEVNTDLFSMIGNTTLLKGGGEIVKDRKGQEGAEFAHEWVPARNAIFFTVALAIAEAKGFSAIASGVNLEEAGAYPDNEMEFVRMFQRLSPYAVGPDKRVEVVMPVGNLVKHEIVKLGLQIGAPLDLTWSCYEGGDKHCGKCGPCYMRKTAFQINGVKDPVEYES, from the coding sequence GTGTGTAGCGTATCTGGAGTACTAATCCTGGACCACTCGAAATACGAAGAAATAGAGAGGAAGTTCGTAAAGATACTTACCAAAGCTGAGGATAGGGGTAGGGACAGCTTTGGAGTGGTGACCCTCTCCAGGGATGGGAGAGTCCACGTAACGAAGTCAATAGGGAGACCTTCCCAGAACTTGGAGAAGTTGTCAGGCTTCGTCAAGGAAGACACCACTGTCATCGTAGCGAACAACAGGGCTGAACCGACGACGGAGTTCGTGAAGTATAAGGGCGAAAAGGACATCCAACCCTTCGTGGGGAAGAGGTTCATAGTTACGCACAACGGGATAATAGCCAACGACCATGAACTGGAGAAGAAGTATGAACTTGAAAGAGTGACCAATATAGATAGTGCAGTCCTACCGCCACTCCTAGACAAGATATGGGACGGCTCCATTGAAGGTCTGAGGGACGTCCTGGGGAGGGTCAAGGGCAGTTACGCCCTGGTGATCGCAGACAAGGAGAGACCAGATAGACTGTTCCTAGCACAGAACTTTAAACCCCTTTACATGGCTTACGACTTCGGGTTGGGGGCCCTGTTCTTCAGTTCCCTGGACGACTACTTTCAGGCAGGACCTTTCGATATGGTAAACGTCAGGAAGCTCGAACCTTACTCCTTAGTTGAGGTAACAAATTCCAAGGAGATGAGAACGCTCAACCTAAGACCGGAACTGAAAAAGAGAGCTCTAGTCATAGCCAGTGGGGGCCTAGACTCCACCGTAGCAGCGACCAAAATGATAAGGGATGGATATGAGGTGACCCTCCTCCATTTCAACTACAGGCACAAGGCTGAAGAGAGGGAGAGGGAAGCAGTAAGGAAGATAGCCTCTCGACTTAACGTAGATGTGATTGAGGTCAACACGGACTTGTTCTCCATGATAGGTAACACTACCCTACTCAAAGGGGGAGGAGAGATAGTCAAGGACCGGAAAGGCCAGGAAGGCGCTGAGTTTGCCCATGAGTGGGTCCCCGCTAGGAACGCCATATTTTTCACCGTAGCTTTGGCGATAGCAGAAGCGAAGGGTTTCAGTGCCATCGCATCAGGTGTGAACCTGGAGGAAGCAGGTGCATATCCTGACAACGAGATGGAATTCGTGAGGATGTTTCAGAGGCTCTCTCCTTACGCTGTGGGACCTGACAAAAGGGTTGAGGTCGTTATGCCAGTGGGGAACCTGGTGAAGCATGAGATAGTTAAGTTAGGGTTACAGATTGGTGCGCCTCTCGACTTAACGTGGAGCTGCTACGAGGGTGGAGATAAGCACTGTGGAAAATGCGGACCGTGTTACATGAGGAAAACTGCTTTCCAGATCAACGGAGTCAAAGACCCGGTTGAGTACGAATCTTAA
- a CDS encoding DUF1634 domain-containing protein yields MEIEDVISYSLIIGVVLSIALVVAGVALLFVHGGGQGLTISQIGSVKSPVNTSTTTPTKVFSGIPKLDGLSFIYLGLMVLIATPVIRVALLVADFMKNKDVLYTVISAVVLINILIAIFIVPILIRK; encoded by the coding sequence GTGGAGATAGAGGACGTAATTAGTTACTCGCTTATTATCGGGGTAGTCCTCAGCATAGCGTTAGTTGTAGCTGGGGTCGCTTTACTCTTTGTGCATGGAGGGGGCCAAGGACTAACTATTAGTCAGATAGGGAGCGTGAAATCTCCTGTGAACACTTCCACCACGACCCCAACTAAGGTGTTCTCTGGGATTCCAAAGTTGGACGGTCTATCGTTCATATACCTAGGGCTTATGGTTCTTATTGCGACTCCAGTAATCAGGGTGGCCCTGTTGGTAGCCGACTTCATGAAAAATAAGGACGTATTATACACTGTAATATCAGCGGTTGTATTAATTAATATATTGATTGCCATTTTCATAGTCCCTATTTTAATAAGGAAATGA
- a CDS encoding FAD-binding oxidoreductase, with protein MVDELASIVGENWVISGEDRRLYSYDGFTAVEAEPSLVVLPGDEEQAVKVIRLLLERRKKFLIRGTGTSLSGATVPINNEVVVSMTRLNRVHRVDGLEIEVGPGIANVMVTRNAPPHLFYAPDPSSYTVSSIGGNVSHDSGGVHVVKYGPTSNSVLGLRVILPNGSVEDLTAGPFLSPLPIFIGAEGTLGAILRATLRLFPKPQSKVSVFATFNSVKDAGDAVVGIFRTGVIPSALEMMDKNAIRVVEKSRYKAGLPDVEALLLIELDGSEDSVREQERLVLNVIRNLGGETLPSQNGERIWNARKGAFPAMGVVSPAYLTLDCNVPRVALPEVLTGISRISETKRVFVANVFHAGDGNLHPLIPYDPNRPESLKQALEASSEIMKLALSHGGVPSGEHGIGIEKLKFMDLFYTETELEVLRRVKSAFDPENLINPCKLLGGCTPINEVTRWMWEWD; from the coding sequence ATTGTTGACGAGTTGGCTTCCATAGTCGGGGAGAATTGGGTTATTTCAGGGGAGGACAGGAGACTATACTCCTATGACGGTTTCACCGCAGTGGAGGCCGAGCCCTCTCTTGTAGTCCTCCCTGGAGATGAGGAACAGGCAGTCAAAGTGATAAGGTTACTCCTAGAAAGGAGGAAGAAGTTTCTCATAAGGGGGACTGGGACTAGTCTAAGCGGGGCCACAGTACCTATTAACAACGAGGTCGTTGTTTCCATGACCAGATTGAATAGAGTCCATAGGGTAGATGGACTGGAGATCGAGGTTGGCCCTGGTATTGCCAACGTGATGGTGACTAGAAACGCTCCCCCTCACCTGTTTTACGCTCCAGACCCATCGAGTTACACTGTGTCTTCCATAGGAGGTAACGTCTCCCATGACTCTGGAGGCGTCCATGTCGTAAAGTATGGTCCTACGTCCAACAGCGTCCTTGGGTTAAGGGTGATTCTCCCCAACGGATCGGTGGAGGACTTGACCGCAGGGCCTTTCCTCTCCCCCCTTCCTATTTTCATAGGAGCAGAGGGGACCCTCGGGGCTATCCTAAGGGCTACCTTGAGGTTGTTTCCAAAACCCCAGTCAAAGGTAAGCGTATTCGCTACCTTCAACAGCGTAAAGGACGCGGGAGACGCGGTGGTGGGAATATTCAGGACCGGAGTAATACCCTCAGCGTTGGAGATGATGGATAAAAACGCCATAAGAGTGGTGGAAAAAAGTAGATACAAGGCAGGACTACCAGACGTAGAGGCCCTCCTACTCATAGAGTTGGACGGAAGCGAGGACTCGGTTAGGGAACAGGAAAGGTTAGTGCTCAACGTAATAAGGAACTTGGGGGGTGAGACTTTACCCTCACAAAATGGTGAGAGGATATGGAACGCCAGGAAGGGGGCCTTCCCAGCGATGGGCGTGGTGTCCCCTGCCTACCTAACGTTGGACTGTAACGTTCCCAGGGTGGCCCTACCAGAGGTACTTACGGGAATATCCAGGATCTCAGAGACGAAGAGGGTGTTCGTAGCCAACGTATTTCATGCGGGGGACGGGAACCTTCACCCCCTGATACCTTACGATCCAAACAGACCTGAAAGTCTCAAGCAGGCCTTAGAGGCGAGCTCGGAAATCATGAAACTTGCCCTATCCCACGGTGGCGTACCATCAGGTGAACACGGGATAGGAATCGAAAAGCTCAAGTTCATGGACCTCTTTTACACAGAGACGGAATTGGAGGTATTAAGGAGGGTAAAGAGCGCCTTTGATCCAGAGAACCTCATAAATCCGTGCAAATTACTCGGCGGTTGTACCCCAATAAACGAAGTCACGAGGTGGATGTGGGAATGGGACTAG
- a CDS encoding ParA family protein, which produces MIVTVINQKGGVGKTTTAVNLAYIMAKDKNVGLLDMDPEGGTSFSFGIRRDKREFPIGGKSVNIFNVEVFPAHLGLLKLELGGEVEDVVKEIKALGKDYDVLVIDTPPNLGTLAVASMIAADKVISPVTPQPLAMEAVRNLDSRLQSLGKSASAFTNMSKKAVELELKSVKFVHVAIPPSKLFSESSRLGVPASRYEEVRFKKARIGKLYEELGKVVLE; this is translated from the coding sequence ATGATTGTAACGGTCATTAATCAGAAGGGAGGAGTAGGGAAGACTACGACTGCTGTAAACCTAGCATACATTATGGCTAAAGACAAGAACGTAGGTCTTCTGGACATGGATCCAGAAGGGGGAACCTCGTTCTCCTTTGGTATTAGGAGGGATAAGAGGGAGTTTCCCATCGGAGGGAAAAGCGTCAATATATTTAACGTGGAGGTTTTCCCAGCCCACTTAGGTCTCCTTAAGCTAGAGCTCGGCGGTGAGGTGGAGGATGTGGTCAAGGAGATAAAGGCGTTAGGAAAGGATTACGACGTGTTAGTAATAGATACTCCGCCTAACCTGGGAACCTTGGCAGTTGCCTCCATGATTGCGGCGGATAAGGTCATATCCCCCGTTACTCCCCAACCCTTGGCTATGGAGGCTGTAAGGAACTTAGACTCTAGACTACAGAGTCTAGGGAAATCCGCGTCTGCTTTCACAAACATGTCCAAGAAAGCTGTAGAGCTTGAGCTAAAGTCTGTCAAGTTCGTGCACGTCGCCATACCGCCGTCTAAACTCTTCTCTGAATCCTCTAGACTTGGAGTACCTGCATCAAGATATGAGGAAGTGAGATTCAAGAAGGCTAGGATAGGAAAACTCTACGAGGAACTAGGTAAGGTGGTATTGGAGTGA
- a CDS encoding (Fe-S)-binding protein, which translates to MGLESQCVHCGFCLEACPTYVVTRSEVHSPRGRITAVKLGVPTEGIETCMFCRRCELACPSGVEYGKLLHNVRRPTPLKFAVNLVMENPALAYKIIRSARGTNSRLLSRIRTFLPDPSEPLEYREETPDLLLFPGCVTSISFRKTVENALNFIKSLGYKVEIVNGCCGLSHYSEGEKGRSSLLIERLRSRFQGKRVVSLSANCSAHMKEMGLEIEDFSEFALKHIKEKRVDIELTVHDPCHANLVGLTKVTREVLKRLNVKVREMDEPSFECGAGGGYFIFHPEIADQVMEEKARKVRKSGTELVLSTNPVCSIALAFKGLKPVHLADILSHGS; encoded by the coding sequence ATGGGACTAGAGAGCCAGTGCGTCCACTGTGGTTTCTGCCTGGAGGCTTGTCCTACATACGTTGTGACCAGGTCTGAGGTACATTCCCCAAGGGGTAGGATAACTGCCGTAAAGCTCGGTGTTCCCACTGAAGGGATAGAGACCTGCATGTTTTGCAGGAGATGCGAGCTGGCCTGTCCCAGCGGAGTGGAATACGGAAAGCTCCTCCATAACGTTAGAAGGCCTACACCCCTTAAGTTCGCCGTGAACCTCGTAATGGAGAATCCAGCACTTGCATACAAGATAATTAGGTCGGCCAGGGGTACCAACTCCAGGCTCTTGAGCAGAATAAGGACCTTTCTACCTGATCCAAGCGAACCTCTAGAGTATAGAGAGGAGACCCCAGACCTACTGTTGTTCCCCGGGTGCGTTACGTCAATCTCGTTCAGGAAAACCGTGGAGAACGCATTAAATTTCATTAAGTCGTTAGGTTACAAGGTGGAGATAGTCAACGGGTGCTGCGGGCTTTCTCACTATAGTGAGGGGGAGAAAGGGAGAAGCAGTTTGTTGATCGAGAGGCTGAGGTCTAGGTTTCAGGGTAAGAGAGTAGTCTCCCTCTCAGCGAACTGTTCAGCCCACATGAAGGAAATGGGGCTTGAGATTGAGGACTTCTCCGAGTTCGCTCTGAAGCATATTAAGGAAAAAAGGGTGGACATTGAGTTAACGGTCCACGATCCGTGCCATGCTAACCTTGTGGGGTTGACCAAGGTTACCAGAGAGGTGTTGAAAAGACTTAACGTAAAGGTCAGAGAGATGGACGAACCGTCCTTTGAGTGCGGTGCAGGCGGAGGCTATTTCATCTTCCATCCTGAAATAGCTGACCAGGTCATGGAGGAGAAAGCTAGAAAGGTTAGAAAATCAGGTACTGAGTTGGTCTTGTCAACCAACCCAGTGTGTTCTATAGCCCTGGCCTTTAAGGGACTTAAACCCGTTCATCTAGCCGATATCCTGTCCCATGGCAGTTAA
- a CDS encoding DEAD/DEAH box helicase: MDLLEKLNEGLKVFNASLAHVYTETALDPEVGPEVKEVDLDERLKENLIASGIERLYRYQWEAMGLILKDKNVAIISGTGTGKTEAFLIPLLEKAMKGERSVLIYPTKALARDQLSRINNFTRSLDVSVNVLDGDVDRETRRKIYEDPPEVLITNPDMIHLGLSLSPDFRHLIRGAEHYVVDEMHVYEGVLGSHLRRVLDRIREIEGEIHVVGASGTIEASPFLLNELFGVEGQVVRGVSRRRGMAIHSLVNSNGMSRWTLSAYLAGLLVREGLKTLVFVDSQQMAERLAKIAERFGANLAVHRAGILKEEREEVEEKLRSGSLQGVVATPTLELGIDIGSLDSVIMAENPPSYSKYVQRSGRAGRRNRVGFIFTILGDSPIDSYFLRRPQEFFSRRLTPITFDNTNMEVLKVHAASYLLEKMRLKREDLPDLWVKAMEGLVQEGVVSENHGTFYATSRTRDFVRSTSLRSSGPVVEVSADGKKIGERELPVALYDLHPGALYLASKRSYEVKELDLKSLEARVVRVKDDPGYYTKPLYMVDLREFTEVEERKVLGLPVKYGEMTLTISVIGYVIYDAYSRKERTRGRVEYEDPISFTYKTKGLIIKHPAVEEWDLMSSMEAYHATEHVLISAGRVVAGASMTDLSGISYPSGHVVIYDSTIGGSGVSRLLYQRLESAYDIALDIVKNCDCEDGCPKCVYDPYCGNNNRVLSRRKSMRLIDLVLKGNEVEDDSPKGESVR, from the coding sequence ATGGATTTACTGGAGAAGCTCAACGAGGGTCTTAAGGTATTCAATGCGTCCCTAGCCCACGTATATACGGAGACTGCGCTAGACCCTGAAGTAGGACCTGAAGTGAAGGAAGTTGACCTTGACGAGAGACTGAAGGAAAACCTAATCGCCTCTGGGATAGAGAGGCTTTACAGGTACCAATGGGAAGCTATGGGCCTGATCCTCAAGGACAAGAACGTTGCCATAATATCTGGGACAGGTACTGGAAAGACCGAGGCGTTCCTTATCCCCTTGCTCGAGAAGGCTATGAAAGGAGAAAGGAGTGTCCTCATTTACCCTACCAAAGCCCTGGCGAGGGACCAGCTAAGCAGGATTAACAACTTCACCCGAAGTCTAGACGTAAGTGTCAACGTCCTGGACGGAGACGTGGATAGGGAAACTAGAAGGAAGATATACGAAGACCCCCCAGAGGTCCTGATCACTAACCCCGACATGATCCACTTGGGACTATCGTTGTCCCCAGACTTCAGACATCTGATAAGGGGAGCTGAACACTACGTCGTGGATGAAATGCACGTCTACGAGGGAGTGTTGGGGTCTCACCTGAGGAGAGTCCTAGACAGGATAAGGGAAATAGAAGGGGAAATTCACGTCGTGGGGGCCAGCGGGACTATCGAGGCTTCCCCCTTCCTACTCAACGAGCTGTTCGGAGTTGAGGGACAGGTGGTGAGAGGGGTGTCCAGGAGAAGGGGGATGGCGATCCACTCGCTGGTGAACTCAAACGGGATGAGCAGGTGGACCCTCTCAGCCTACCTTGCAGGTCTTCTGGTCAGGGAGGGGTTAAAGACTCTCGTCTTCGTGGACTCTCAACAGATGGCCGAGAGGTTGGCAAAGATAGCTGAGAGGTTTGGAGCAAACCTGGCGGTTCACAGGGCGGGAATACTCAAGGAGGAGAGGGAGGAGGTGGAGGAGAAGTTGAGGAGCGGGAGTTTGCAGGGTGTGGTCGCTACACCGACGCTGGAGCTCGGTATAGATATTGGATCCCTTGACTCAGTAATAATGGCTGAGAACCCTCCGAGCTACTCCAAATACGTCCAGAGATCAGGGAGAGCCGGTAGAAGGAATAGGGTCGGTTTCATTTTCACGATCCTAGGGGACAGCCCAATAGATAGCTACTTTTTGAGGAGACCTCAAGAGTTCTTCTCGAGGAGGCTCACCCCTATAACCTTTGACAACACGAACATGGAGGTCCTCAAGGTCCACGCTGCCTCTTACCTCCTGGAGAAGATGAGGCTCAAGAGGGAGGATTTACCCGACCTATGGGTAAAAGCGATGGAGGGGCTGGTACAGGAAGGGGTGGTCTCAGAGAATCATGGAACCTTCTACGCAACAAGCAGGACTAGGGACTTTGTAAGGTCCACATCACTGAGGAGTTCAGGTCCCGTTGTGGAAGTCAGTGCTGACGGGAAGAAGATCGGGGAGAGGGAACTACCAGTTGCACTATATGACTTACACCCCGGGGCTCTCTACTTAGCATCCAAGAGGTCTTACGAGGTGAAGGAACTGGACCTGAAGAGTCTAGAGGCTAGAGTAGTCAGGGTGAAGGACGACCCAGGTTACTACACTAAACCGCTCTACATGGTGGATTTAAGGGAATTTACTGAGGTCGAGGAGAGGAAGGTCTTGGGGCTTCCCGTAAAATATGGGGAGATGACCCTGACAATCTCAGTGATCGGATACGTAATCTACGACGCGTATTCCAGGAAGGAGAGGACCAGAGGGAGGGTCGAGTACGAGGACCCAATATCCTTTACCTATAAAACAAAGGGGTTGATCATAAAACATCCTGCTGTTGAAGAGTGGGACCTGATGTCCTCAATGGAGGCCTATCACGCCACGGAGCACGTCCTCATATCTGCTGGAAGAGTTGTGGCCGGTGCCTCTATGACTGACCTGTCAGGAATTAGCTACCCATCAGGACACGTGGTGATCTATGACTCTACCATTGGAGGGAGCGGCGTCTCTCGACTGCTTTACCAGAGGCTGGAATCTGCGTATGACATAGCCTTGGACATAGTGAAGAACTGCGACTGTGAGGACGGATGTCCGAAGTGTGTCTATGACCCATACTGCGGTAATAACAATAGGGTCTTATCAAGGAGGAAGTCCATGAGGCTGATCGACCTCGTACTTAAGGGAAATGAAGTAGAAGACGACTCACCTAAAGGGGAAAGCGTGAGGTAG
- a CDS encoding AbrB/MazE/SpoVT family DNA-binding domain-containing protein has product MDVRRLQKIKGGSYIISLPSQWVRKMNLDVKSELKVYEVFDGLKIRPPLKPSLEKELPLTNLETTKYLIVTYYMQGVERIVVKSSSVIPLEAKKELRELQLQCYGLEVESETFDSISFKVNVKVDGDLNGSMKSFVIKINSILSDVELLLSNFSPEMREDLLARVSILNKDYRLLIRQIAVGVQRDDEINFKMQTKDVILFAITMRDLGRFITHLTLFLKELRGEEILRLTPSFQLLREMFVMSTNMFLTEDLSPMAKIREGFRRLEDDAPKTESGRELVKMGSYCVAIMDNAVNKSVRLFDVPPSEGS; this is encoded by the coding sequence ATGGACGTTAGAAGGCTTCAGAAAATTAAGGGAGGGAGCTACATTATCTCCTTACCTAGTCAATGGGTAAGGAAGATGAACTTGGACGTCAAGAGCGAACTGAAGGTATACGAGGTTTTCGACGGCTTGAAAATAAGACCCCCCTTAAAGCCATCCCTGGAAAAAGAGTTACCGTTGACCAATTTGGAAACGACCAAGTATCTTATCGTCACGTACTATATGCAAGGCGTCGAAAGGATTGTGGTCAAGTCCAGTTCTGTCATTCCCTTGGAGGCTAAGAAAGAGTTAAGGGAACTCCAGCTTCAATGTTATGGTCTTGAGGTGGAATCGGAAACCTTTGACAGTATTTCGTTCAAGGTAAACGTCAAAGTAGACGGTGACCTAAACGGGTCTATGAAGTCCTTTGTGATCAAGATCAACTCCATCCTGAGCGACGTGGAGCTTCTGCTGTCAAACTTCAGCCCAGAAATGAGGGAGGACCTCCTTGCAAGGGTCTCCATCCTAAACAAGGACTACAGGTTGCTCATAAGACAAATAGCTGTTGGAGTACAGAGAGACGATGAGATTAACTTTAAGATGCAGACTAAGGACGTGATCCTTTTCGCAATCACCATGAGAGATCTGGGAAGGTTCATCACTCATCTTACCCTCTTCCTCAAGGAGTTGAGAGGTGAGGAAATACTTAGACTCACCCCCAGCTTTCAGCTTCTACGGGAGATGTTCGTAATGTCAACCAACATGTTCCTGACGGAGGACCTCTCACCCATGGCAAAGATCAGGGAGGGATTCAGGAGATTGGAGGACGATGCCCCTAAGACGGAAAGCGGGAGGGAACTAGTAAAGATGGGATCATATTGTGTGGCAATAATGGACAACGCTGTCAACAAGAGCGTTAGGCTCTTTGACGTGCCTCCTTCTGAAGGTTCTTGA